gttacaggaACCAAGTCATTAAAAGGTTAATTGTATAGAAATTGGGTTCACTGGATTTGTTTTTCAATGTGAATAGGTCCCGTGTACATATAGATCATACATCATTTATACCCTGTCCTTAATCATTCGTCAACCACTTTCTGCATAATATGTATATGATGAAATGcttaacacatatatacatatgcacacatcaacacatatatacatccatacatccatctatccatccatccataagctcatacatacatacatacatacatacatacatacatacatacatacatacatacatacatacatacatacatacatacatacatagacagacagacagacagacattgcgTTACCAAAAtagatttttgttttgaatacaATAACTTCGACATAAGAATTCAGCCCCTCATCAAAAAAATCCCCGATGTGTATATGAGGAGCCTACCTGTCAATGCCATTGTCTGACTCAGTTCATCCTTTAGGAGTTGAAGAACTTGTCTAGCACCTTCTTCACCCTGTGACACAATGTACAAAAGTTAATTATTcgtttaattgtttgtttggttggttggttggttggttggtcggtcggtcggtcggtcggtcggttggttggttggttggttggtaaaATATCAAGTTTGTTATTTATAACAAGTCAGAGTCTATCAGCAAGTGGTCTGTGTACCTTGCCTCTCGCGAAATCTGTCTAAATGTTGTAGTGTTcatgtaataatattaaacaacTAAGGATAATCTTGTAATATATATGTCTAACATTAACATACCAACTGTTGGCCACACTCAGTATAGACCAGTTTTGCTATCTATACACGATCTACCTATTGTTTGCAATGTGTTCATTTGAAATTAAGCTATTTCATGCTTTAGCTTTGCGCTTGTCATACGTGATTAGTTAACACCAGTAGTCTGGCTTTTCCAACTATAGTTATATACCCACCAAATGTGTCCTTGGAAAACATTTGGAGTGTATCCACCCGAAACATAACATCCCTGCGGAAGCTAAATATTACAGGCTCTTGCAAATCAGAATCGGCAAATTTGATGCAGCTCTTCCATAGTAATTGGGTAATTTGCATCATGATTACAcgtaatatgtttgttttatttttgaaccaaattatcAATAATAATTTTCTTAGTTCCAGGGCTTTCCCTTGATAGCTAACGTAACGGAGcacttttctttcatatttgGTAGATGGAATTTTATCAACATAAACTTATGATTGTTATTTGAAGTACGACCAGGTGTCGGAGGATTttcgatttttttaaaattggaATGCATTTCGCGATCGGAGTCACAAATATTCATGGTAATGATTGTGCCGTATTTATATAAAGGAGAGTCGTTCGTTTAAATACTTGATTCCTTACCGCATAGACAAGTCCATATATTATTGGTCTACCGATGAAGACAGCTTTAGCTCCCAGTGCTATAGCTTTGAATACATCAGTACCTGTACGTATACCGCCATCTACGTACACTTCTATTTCACCATTTACTGCTGATATTATCTCAGGTAAAGCATCAATCTGTGCAgattaaaaagaaaacatgccttaaaggggaacacaatGCCAAGAAAGAACGGTATTCTCATAAAATatgggttctggaaagtcaaTTCATGATTATTTTCATATCGCAttgatcattttattttacattttttttataaaatagaATAAGATGTACGATGTGTTTATCTTAGATATATTCAAGGTGACTATATGATATTTGTCTTGCCTTCATTATGAAATTCATAAATTTGaagaatattaatattatatatcgATGACGTTTAACAAAACCCTCCCCTCCCACTCCCTCTCCTCCTTGATTATACAATGTCTGCTTCAATGGATCTATAGTTGTAGAAACAACGAATTTTTAAACCTTTCGGGCCAAATACCATTTCAGGAATTTGACCCGAAATTACAGAATAACCGTTTGGTTTTGCCTGCTTCCGACCCTTACCTACACCCTTGACTAGAGTACATTGATTAGATGCACGTATTTCAGTAAACGTAAAGTATTGTTATTCTTGACGATGATGGCGCTGTATAGAAAATATCACTTGAGTAGTGCTAGACGGAGTTTGCAAAGCAATGCCATCCAAACTACTCCTCTTTCTGAACCAGTGTCTTGATTGTTGtatagattatttgacattttatgttTACTAGCTTGTAATCTTTTAAATTGAttaattttcaattaatttaGATCGCATATTAATTTTTTCCAAGATACCTCATCTATCACATCGAGAAAGAATCGCACGACTTGAAAAGTAAAAACTTACTGTTGCCTGTACTGTATCTAACTGTCTTCCACCATGGTTCGATACAATGATAGCATCAACTTTGTACTGAAGGGCTAACAGAGCATCTTCTGCTGTGAGAATACCCTTGAGTATAATGGGTAGTTTAGTTATTGATTTTAACCACTTCACACATTCCCACGTCAGTGTGTCATCTTTCATAGCAGTAGCGCCACCGTATTCCCGTCTCTCACCGTCCTTATACTAAAATAGAGAcattattaatatatacatatggcCTGCCTAAGAGAGCACTAGTAGACGATTATTTCGTCAAGGGCTGCTATGTAGCAACGATGTTCTGAGGCAGAAAGCCAAGGCAAATTGCTACATaacagctcagaccactaacatctagtagtggtctgagataacaGCACAGTGGGTAGTATGAAGCCTACTAGTGTCCAGACAAGGCCAGACAATAAGTATTTCATAACACATCATATATCCTTTCCAGAGTGGAAAGAAAATCACCATTAGGACTTTAGTTTCAGGCTACTGTAATAGTGCCCTGGGAAAAATAGAACATGGAAATTGCCcgttgtatgcaaattgaggtcagtAAGGGTCACGCGTCCATACCACGTCACTCAGTCTAGGACAATCACTGTATGAAAACGACGTATTATAATGACGCATACTGACCTGAATTTGCAGCGAGGGGGCACTGCACTAGTAGCATTCTATAGAGATggcaaatgggtatttatttggctATTTTCAATAAGTAAAACAACTTTTCAGGGAACAACTACCTGATCAAATAACTGTTTTTCAACTTGGAAACGAGGGGAAGTTAGAAtaactgaaatagtgtagtagcgttCATCCTTAAAAACTACAGGCTAATTTGGTTAATACTTACTTGCTCTTCCGGTCGTAGATTTGCTAATTTCAAAGGTGGTGGTAGACGGAATCCACCAAGATAGAGATTACTTCTTCTTTTTCCGATAAGTGGTACATCTACCGTAAATACTAATGCCTTAAAACCGGCATTTTCAACCCTGCGCACTAATTCCTCCGTTGCATGACGACGTTTCCATACATATAGCTGAAACCATTTTAATGTATTGGGAGCTGCTTGGCTGACTTCTTCAAGAGTACAATTAGAATTTGTACTGAGTGTCATACACGTTCCCATACTGTCAGCGGCTGAAAGTTGACAATCATGAAAAGTGAACTTGATCTTGGAATATGTCAAAGCATCATCACACATACAACTAACACAGCCATCAATGGAccttgcatggtataatacactAACATTAGGATGGcatctct
Above is a genomic segment from Glandiceps talaboti chromosome 20, keGlaTala1.1, whole genome shotgun sequence containing:
- the LOC144450536 gene encoding 2-Hydroxyacid oxidase 2-like, translating into MAKPTLVCLDDYEDYARKHMDKAALSYFTTGADNEITLKENREAYTRLKLRPRVLRDVSKRDLSTTILGSPLKFPICIAPCGAQGVACQEGEVATVKAADSMGTCMTLSTNSNCTLEEVSQAAPNTLKWFQLYVWKRRHATEELVRRVENAGFKALVFTVDVPLIGKRRSNLYLGGFRLPPPLKLANLRPEEQYKDGERREYGGATAMKDDTLTWECVKWLKSITKLPIILKGILTAEDALLALQYKVDAIIVSNHGGRQLDTVQATIDALPEIISAVNGEIEVYVDGGIRTGTDVFKAIALGAKAVFIGRPIIYGLVYAGEEGARQVLQLLKDELSQTMALTGCTKISDIKSSHVRPRIMYPRL